The Streptomyces sp. NBC_01775 genome includes a region encoding these proteins:
- a CDS encoding ROK family protein yields the protein MAPRTARQRGRTSRSRRTHEDLVLGLLRSHGPLTRGDLGNLCGLSRTTLYDVVGSLRDSGAVIASVPKAEGRKRGRPAERLSLNAGAADLIGIDFARQAVRVAALTTAHGSISSTREPHGPEASWEERVDVARRLTRTLTGGDLRLDALNGIGVGVTAPVGPPEDDSPGAHRRSAVSALVSERFGMRACLDSNTRLATLAERTWGAAVDEQDVLYLCLSHSVGGGLMVGGALHRGAHGMSGQFGHITVDPDGAPCVCGRVGCLETVASIGAVLDAHGSATDVPQLVAALDAGDRAARSVLARAGAHVGKVLADLSNAFGPGVIVLGGELADTGPALMDPLRRELDANMTCRGSRTPPRVRTAALGDVGAALGAVALLLHQQPAGVLGPVPLSPVAP from the coding sequence CTGGCTCCGCGGACAGCGCGCCAACGAGGCCGGACGTCGCGGTCACGGAGAACGCACGAGGATCTGGTCCTGGGGCTGCTGCGCAGCCACGGGCCGCTGACCCGGGGCGACTTGGGAAATCTCTGCGGCTTGTCGCGCACCACGCTCTACGACGTGGTCGGCTCACTCAGGGACAGCGGCGCCGTGATCGCTTCCGTACCGAAGGCCGAGGGCCGCAAGCGGGGCCGCCCGGCGGAGAGGCTGTCCTTGAACGCCGGGGCCGCCGACCTGATCGGTATCGACTTCGCGCGGCAGGCGGTACGGGTGGCGGCGTTGACCACGGCACACGGGAGCATCAGCAGCACGAGGGAGCCGCACGGCCCCGAAGCGTCGTGGGAGGAGCGTGTCGACGTCGCACGACGGCTGACCCGCACACTGACCGGTGGCGACTTGCGGCTGGACGCGCTCAACGGCATCGGCGTGGGGGTGACCGCCCCGGTCGGCCCGCCGGAGGACGACTCACCCGGTGCGCACCGCCGGAGCGCCGTGTCGGCGCTGGTGAGCGAGAGGTTCGGCATGCGGGCCTGCCTCGACAGCAACACCCGGCTGGCCACGCTCGCCGAGCGGACGTGGGGCGCGGCCGTGGACGAGCAGGACGTCCTGTACCTGTGTCTGTCACACAGCGTCGGAGGCGGCCTCATGGTGGGCGGAGCGCTGCACCGTGGCGCCCACGGGATGTCGGGGCAGTTCGGCCACATCACCGTCGACCCGGACGGCGCGCCTTGCGTATGCGGTCGCGTGGGATGCCTGGAGACCGTGGCATCGATCGGGGCCGTGCTCGACGCCCACGGGTCCGCCACGGACGTGCCGCAACTGGTGGCCGCGCTGGACGCGGGCGACCGGGCCGCGCGCTCGGTGCTGGCACGGGCCGGCGCCCATGTCGGCAAGGTGCTGGCCGACCTGAGCAACGCCTTCGGCCCCGGCGTCATCGTCCTGGGCGGCGAGCTGGCCGACACCGGTCCGGCTCTGATGGACCCGCTGCGGCGGGAGTTGGACGCGAACATGACCTGCCGAGGTTCGCGGACACCGCCCCGTGTGCGCACGGCCGCTCTCGGCGACGTGGGTGCCGCTCTCGGCGCCGTCGCCCTGCTTCTGCACCAACAGCCCGCCGGTGTTCTCGGCCCGGTGCCGCTGTCGCCAGTGGCCCCATGA
- a CDS encoding alpha/beta fold hydrolase — MSAESKERRPVDGSLNHRFIDVNGVRLHIAEQGEGPLVVLLHGWPESWYSWRHQFGPLAAAGYRVVAPDQRGYARSQQPQDVGSYTLLHLVGDVIGLVRELGEEQAVVVGHDWGAPVAWVTAMLRPDVVRAVAGLSVPPILPGGMAPPSVTRAKYGEGFYQNYFQQPGVADAELAKDLPGTFRRVLFGASGDNPRSARPRPWIIPEGRTLLDTLPEPATLPGWLTEQDIQAFADDYARHGERAFTGPLNWYRNIERNNELLAPFRGRGIDVPALYVVGDHDMVTSLGDASRIRAALRKTAPRLHSEVTLPGCGHWTQQERPGEVNAALLDFLAHLGTGR, encoded by the coding sequence GTGTCCGCCGAATCCAAGGAGAGGCGCCCCGTGGACGGCTCGCTCAACCACCGCTTCATCGACGTCAACGGAGTCCGGCTGCACATCGCGGAGCAGGGCGAGGGACCGCTGGTGGTGCTGCTGCACGGCTGGCCCGAGAGCTGGTATTCCTGGCGGCACCAGTTCGGCCCGCTCGCTGCGGCCGGCTACCGGGTCGTGGCGCCCGACCAGCGCGGCTACGCCCGCAGCCAGCAGCCGCAGGACGTCGGGTCGTACACGCTGCTTCACCTGGTCGGCGACGTGATCGGCCTGGTGCGGGAGCTGGGGGAGGAGCAGGCGGTCGTCGTGGGTCACGACTGGGGCGCGCCGGTCGCCTGGGTGACGGCCATGCTGCGGCCGGACGTCGTGCGTGCTGTGGCCGGGCTCAGCGTCCCGCCGATCCTGCCCGGCGGAATGGCTCCGCCCTCGGTCACCCGCGCCAAGTACGGCGAGGGCTTCTACCAGAACTACTTCCAGCAGCCCGGGGTCGCGGACGCCGAACTGGCCAAGGACTTGCCGGGGACCTTCCGCCGTGTCCTGTTCGGCGCGTCCGGCGACAACCCGCGAAGCGCCAGGCCCCGCCCGTGGATCATCCCCGAGGGCCGGACTCTCCTGGACACCCTGCCGGAGCCCGCCACCCTGCCGGGCTGGCTCACCGAGCAGGACATCCAGGCTTTCGCCGACGACTACGCCCGCCACGGCGAGCGCGCCTTCACCGGCCCCCTCAACTGGTACCGGAACATCGAACGCAACAACGAACTCCTCGCGCCTTTCCGGGGCCGCGGCATCGACGTGCCGGCGCTCTACGTCGTGGGCGACCACGACATGGTCACGTCCCTCGGGGACGCGAGCAGAATCCGCGCGGCACTCCGCAAGACCGCGCCCAGGCTCCACTCCGAGGTCACACTGCCGGGCTGCGGTCACTGGACGCAGCAGGAACGCCCCGGTGAAGTCAACGCCGCGCTGCTCGACTTCCTCGCGCACCTCGGCACCGGCCGCTGA
- a CDS encoding sensor histidine kinase translates to MNSDGRGRVWNSERTRLTALYTGLLVLAGTLLTGLVYFLVRESLDSRIGTAVRKATPMSKPSAGTHFGRAQPSRTEGLVRGGDIHVTREVSNVAGDAALSRLLTVSAVSLAVFTLVFAALAWWMAGRVLHPVGVITARARQLSGANLHERLDLKSRGGELKELADTFDQMLDRIEHLVAARQRFAANAAHELRTSLAVQRAAAEIGLADDPPPEKVTRMRRKLIENAEDSERLIESLLLLAVSDRQLQRSEQVALHDITARCAEGLRDEAARRSVTLHVETAEPLSVDGDPVLLEHTVHNLVSNGLRYNHPGGTVRVRVGEVGLEVANTGPKVPSADVPRLFEPFRRAEERGRRQDPSDGGAGLGLSIVASIARAHGADTRATANHDGGLTVRVLFPHRPMARP, encoded by the coding sequence TTGAACAGCGACGGACGGGGCCGCGTATGGAACAGCGAGCGCACACGTCTCACCGCCCTCTACACCGGACTGCTGGTCCTGGCGGGCACCCTCCTGACCGGGCTCGTCTACTTCCTCGTGCGGGAGAGTCTCGACTCCCGTATCGGCACGGCGGTCAGGAAGGCGACACCGATGTCGAAGCCCTCCGCGGGCACCCATTTCGGCCGCGCACAGCCGTCGCGGACCGAGGGACTGGTCCGCGGCGGGGATATCCATGTGACCAGGGAGGTGAGCAACGTCGCGGGCGACGCGGCGCTGAGCCGCCTGCTGACCGTCTCCGCCGTGTCCCTGGCCGTCTTCACCCTCGTCTTCGCCGCGCTCGCCTGGTGGATGGCGGGCCGCGTGCTGCACCCCGTCGGCGTCATCACCGCCAGGGCCCGGCAGCTCTCGGGCGCCAACCTGCACGAACGGCTCGACCTCAAGTCCCGCGGCGGCGAACTCAAGGAACTGGCCGACACCTTCGACCAGATGCTCGACAGGATCGAGCACCTCGTCGCGGCCCGCCAGCGCTTCGCGGCCAACGCCGCACACGAACTGCGCACCTCACTCGCCGTCCAGCGCGCCGCCGCCGAGATCGGCCTCGCGGACGACCCGCCTCCGGAGAAGGTCACCCGCATGCGGCGCAAACTGATCGAGAACGCCGAAGACAGCGAGCGCCTGATCGAGTCCCTCCTGCTGCTCGCCGTGTCCGACCGGCAGCTGCAACGCTCCGAGCAGGTCGCACTGCACGACATCACGGCCCGCTGCGCGGAAGGGCTGCGTGACGAAGCGGCACGGCGCTCCGTCACGCTGCACGTGGAGACGGCGGAGCCGCTGTCCGTCGATGGCGACCCGGTCCTCCTCGAACACACCGTCCACAACCTCGTCTCCAACGGCCTGCGCTACAACCACCCCGGCGGCACCGTCCGCGTACGCGTCGGTGAGGTCGGCCTGGAGGTCGCCAACACGGGGCCGAAGGTGCCGTCCGCAGACGTACCGCGCCTCTTCGAGCCCTTCCGCCGCGCGGAGGAACGCGGCCGGCGCCAGGACCCGTCGGACGGCGGCGCGGGCCTGGGTCTCTCGATCGTCGCCTCGATCGCCCGTGCCCATGGCGCGGACACCCGCGCGACGGCGAACCACGACGGCGGCCTCACCGTCCGCGTGCTGTTCCCCCACCGCCCCATGGCTCGCCCATGA
- a CDS encoding winged helix-turn-helix transcriptional regulator encodes MTQFRSGGAGDPHCDVSLQLAFALLGKRWNGLIIAALSDGPTGFATLRRTVSGISERMLTDRLGELTDAGLAVREVEAGPPPRVRYTLTANGHALLPVLDVLAAWAASHLSDHLDGGGG; translated from the coding sequence ATGACGCAATTTCGTTCCGGCGGCGCCGGGGACCCGCACTGCGATGTATCGCTCCAGCTCGCCTTCGCCCTGTTGGGCAAGCGCTGGAACGGCCTGATAATCGCCGCGCTCTCCGACGGGCCGACGGGTTTCGCCACGCTGCGCCGCACCGTGTCCGGCATCAGCGAACGTATGCTCACCGACCGCTTGGGCGAGCTGACAGATGCGGGGCTGGCCGTCCGAGAGGTGGAGGCAGGTCCCCCGCCCCGCGTCCGTTACACGCTCACCGCCAACGGCCACGCCCTGCTCCCTGTCCTGGATGTGCTGGCCGCCTGGGCGGCATCCCACCTGTCCGACCACCTCGACGGTGGCGGAGGGTAA
- a CDS encoding response regulator transcription factor, giving the protein MRVLLVEDEEFLAEMIAEGLRRDAVAVDVAHDGQAALHKLRFGAYDVLVLDRDLPRLHGDEVCRRVVQQRLLTRILMLTAAGDVRDRVAGLGLGADDYLSKPFAYDELLARVIALGRRAQPALPPVLERAGLALDTARRQVSRDGRYLSLSRKEFAVLETLLRADGAVVSGEDLIEQVWEEDTSYRTNAVRVTLSKLRTKLGDPPLIETVPGSGYRLEADPGTKPDTRSGTEPGAESGPGPGPDGAAR; this is encoded by the coding sequence ATGCGTGTGCTGTTGGTGGAGGACGAGGAATTTCTGGCCGAGATGATCGCCGAGGGGCTGCGGCGGGACGCCGTCGCCGTGGATGTGGCACACGACGGCCAAGCCGCGCTGCACAAGCTCCGCTTCGGCGCGTACGACGTCCTCGTCCTCGACCGCGACCTGCCTCGGCTGCACGGCGACGAGGTATGCCGCCGGGTCGTACAGCAGCGGCTGCTCACCCGCATCCTGATGCTGACCGCCGCCGGAGACGTACGGGACCGGGTGGCCGGCCTCGGCCTGGGCGCGGACGACTACCTCAGCAAGCCGTTCGCGTACGACGAGTTGCTGGCCCGCGTCATCGCCCTCGGGCGCCGTGCCCAGCCCGCGCTGCCGCCCGTACTGGAACGGGCGGGGCTGGCTCTGGACACCGCCAGGCGTCAGGTCAGCCGGGACGGCCGCTATCTCTCCCTGTCCCGCAAGGAGTTCGCCGTGCTGGAGACGCTGCTGCGGGCCGACGGCGCGGTGGTCAGCGGCGAGGATCTGATCGAGCAGGTGTGGGAGGAGGACACCAGCTACCGCACGAACGCGGTCCGGGTGACCCTCTCCAAGCTCCGCACCAAGCTCGGCGACCCGCCGCTGATCGAGACGGTACCCGGCTCCGGATACCGGCTCGAAGCGGACCCCGGCACGAAACCTGACACGAGATCCGGCACAGAACCCGGCGCGGAGTCCGGCCCGGGCCCGGGACCGGACGGAGCGGCCCGTTGA
- a CDS encoding aminoglycoside phosphotransferase family protein: protein MSAGGTHSGTHPIDDGLVRRLIAGQFSQWAGPVVERWPSGGTVNAVYRLGDDKVVRLPLGREGAEDVAREQEWLPRLAPRLPTPIPEVLGAGEPAQGYSWPWSVYRWLAGEHPEAGALSEPELLAEDLAAFVAAMRSITLPAAPKAHRGGPVASLDAETRAAIEQLRGIPEEGVDCDAVAAVWEDALRAPGWAGPPVWLHADLMPGNLLVDGGRLSAVIDFGCAGAGDPACDLFPAWNLLPAGAGRRLRHHAVCFGNAVELRRVRCGSRPVSPCSGARSRGAGAAAGW from the coding sequence ATGAGCGCAGGGGGGACGCACTCCGGTACGCATCCGATTGACGACGGCCTTGTACGGCGGTTGATCGCCGGGCAATTTTCCCAGTGGGCCGGACCGGTGGTGGAGCGGTGGCCGTCCGGCGGCACGGTCAATGCCGTGTACCGGCTGGGCGACGACAAGGTCGTACGGCTGCCGCTGGGGCGGGAGGGGGCCGAGGACGTGGCGAGGGAGCAGGAGTGGCTGCCTCGCCTCGCGCCCCGACTGCCCACGCCCATCCCCGAGGTGCTCGGAGCCGGGGAGCCGGCGCAGGGGTACTCGTGGCCGTGGTCGGTCTACCGGTGGCTGGCAGGCGAGCATCCCGAAGCGGGGGCACTGAGCGAGCCCGAGCTGCTGGCCGAGGACCTGGCCGCGTTCGTGGCGGCGATGCGGAGCATCACCTTGCCGGCCGCGCCGAAGGCACACCGGGGCGGGCCGGTCGCCTCGCTCGACGCGGAGACCCGGGCGGCGATCGAGCAGCTGCGCGGAATTCCGGAGGAGGGCGTCGACTGCGACGCCGTGGCCGCCGTATGGGAGGACGCGCTGCGGGCGCCCGGATGGGCGGGGCCGCCGGTGTGGCTGCACGCCGATCTGATGCCGGGCAATCTGCTGGTCGACGGCGGCAGGCTGAGTGCTGTGATCGACTTCGGGTGCGCGGGGGCGGGCGACCCGGCCTGCGATCTGTTCCCGGCGTGGAACCTGCTGCCGGCCGGTGCTGGAAGAAGGCTGAGGCATCACGCCGTGTGCTTCGGGAACGCTGTCGAGCTGCGGCGTGTCAGGTGCGGCTCGCGGCCCGTTTCCCCGTGTTCCGGGGCGCGTTCTCGCGGCGCGGGAGCAGCAGCGGGGTGGTGA
- a CDS encoding ABC transporter permease, whose translation MARRELAGGKLNRRRSARRKLSPARLSPRDVLHVGSGGLRSRPLRVVLSALGIAIGIATMISVVGVSASSQEQLMRRLDRLGTDMLVASPGESMFSGEEVKLPKNAVGKVSLIDGVEEAGATGTVDASVRRNEKIPEEDSGGIAVQAASQELPKVVRAKIASGSWLNRATGRYPAVVLGHVAARRLGVGEAGQQVWLGDRYFTVIGVLDPLPLAPELERSALVGWDAAERLLGFDGHPTSVYERSTGDSVSDVRSLLAPTIDPESPQNVQVTDPSAKLQARAATEGAFSGLLLGLGGIALLVGGVGVANTMIISVLERRYEIGLRRSLGAARGQIRVQFVTESLLLSGLGGAVGIVLGAAATGVFAHLDGLPWVVPLWSVAGGFGATLVIGTLAGLYPAVRAARLSPTLALHAA comes from the coding sequence ATGGCCCGCCGCGAACTCGCGGGCGGCAAGCTCAACCGTCGCCGGTCCGCCCGCCGCAAGCTCAGTCCGGCCCGGCTGAGCCCGCGCGACGTCCTGCACGTCGGCTCCGGCGGCCTGCGCAGCCGCCCGCTGCGCGTCGTCCTCTCCGCGCTGGGTATCGCCATCGGCATCGCCACCATGATCTCGGTGGTCGGTGTATCCGCCTCCAGCCAGGAGCAGTTGATGCGGCGGCTCGACCGGCTCGGCACCGACATGCTGGTGGCGTCGCCGGGCGAGTCGATGTTCTCCGGTGAGGAGGTGAAGCTGCCGAAGAACGCCGTCGGCAAGGTCAGCCTCATCGACGGGGTGGAGGAGGCGGGCGCGACCGGCACCGTCGACGCGTCCGTACGCCGCAACGAGAAGATCCCCGAGGAGGACAGCGGCGGCATCGCCGTCCAGGCCGCCTCCCAGGAGCTGCCGAAGGTCGTACGGGCGAAGATCGCCAGCGGCAGCTGGCTGAACAGGGCCACCGGCCGCTACCCCGCCGTCGTACTCGGTCACGTCGCCGCGCGGCGGCTCGGGGTCGGCGAGGCGGGGCAGCAAGTGTGGCTGGGTGACCGGTACTTCACGGTCATCGGCGTCCTCGACCCGCTGCCCCTGGCCCCGGAACTCGAACGCTCGGCGCTCGTCGGCTGGGACGCCGCCGAGCGGCTGCTCGGCTTCGACGGCCACCCGACCTCGGTCTACGAGCGCTCGACGGGCGACTCCGTGAGCGACGTACGCAGCCTGCTCGCGCCCACGATCGACCCGGAGAGCCCGCAGAACGTCCAGGTCACCGACCCGTCCGCGAAGCTACAGGCGCGGGCGGCGACGGAGGGCGCCTTCAGCGGCCTGCTGCTGGGGCTCGGCGGCATCGCGCTCCTGGTGGGCGGCGTCGGCGTCGCCAACACCATGATCATCTCGGTGCTGGAGAGACGGTACGAGATCGGATTGCGGCGTTCGCTGGGCGCGGCGCGGGGGCAGATCCGCGTTCAGTTCGTGACGGAGTCGCTGCTGCTCTCCGGCCTCGGCGGCGCGGTCGGCATCGTGCTGGGGGCGGCAGCGACGGGGGTCTTCGCGCACCTCGACGGCCTGCCCTGGGTCGTTCCGCTGTGGTCGGTGGCGGGCGGTTTCGGGGCCACCCTGGTCATCGGCACGCTCGCGGGTCTCTACCCGGCGGTGCGCGCGGCCCGCCTCTCGCCGACGCTGGCGCTGCACGCCGCGTAA
- a CDS encoding ABC transporter ATP-binding protein, with product MTRVVGLTGVTKEYAGAVTALRDVDLDVEEGELVGIVGPSGSGKSTLLHIVGTLDRPTSGSVEIAGFDVAALSDRELSALRARHVGFVFQAFHLVPGISAQDNVAEGLLYSGLPRAVRRRRAAEALERVGLADRARHRPHELSGGQKQRVAIARAVVGGPELLLADEPTGALDSASGESVMALLRDLGAAGSTIVVITHDAEVADQLPRRVRLRDGAVVEDVMGSGAASVRAGSSARAGSAAQAGAPPGAPERLSNDAWAGS from the coding sequence ATGACACGGGTCGTCGGCCTCACGGGGGTCACAAAGGAGTACGCGGGCGCCGTCACGGCCCTGCGCGACGTCGATCTCGACGTCGAGGAGGGTGAGTTGGTGGGCATCGTCGGGCCGTCGGGCTCGGGGAAGTCCACGCTGCTGCACATCGTCGGGACGCTGGACCGGCCCACCTCCGGGTCGGTCGAGATCGCCGGGTTCGACGTGGCGGCGCTGTCCGATCGCGAACTGTCCGCGCTGCGGGCCCGCCACGTGGGGTTCGTCTTCCAGGCGTTCCACCTGGTGCCGGGTATCAGCGCGCAGGACAACGTGGCGGAGGGGCTGCTGTACTCCGGCCTGCCGCGTGCCGTACGGCGGCGGCGGGCCGCCGAGGCGCTGGAGCGGGTCGGCCTCGCCGACCGTGCCCGGCACCGGCCGCACGAGCTGTCCGGTGGGCAGAAGCAGCGGGTCGCCATCGCGCGGGCGGTGGTCGGCGGCCCTGAGCTGCTGCTCGCGGACGAGCCGACCGGCGCGCTGGACTCCGCGTCCGGCGAGTCGGTCATGGCGCTCCTGCGCGACCTCGGTGCGGCGGGGTCGACCATCGTGGTCATCACGCATGACGCGGAGGTCGCGGACCAACTGCCACGGCGAGTACGGCTGCGGGACGGGGCGGTGGTCGAGGACGTCATGGGGAGCGGGGCGGCTTCCGTGCGGGCCGGGTCTTCGGCGCGGGCCGGGTCGGCCGCGCAGGCCGGGGCGCCGCCGGGGGCGCCGGAGCGGCTTTCGAACGACGCCTGGGCGGGCTCCTGA
- a CDS encoding response regulator transcription factor, whose protein sequence is MTGRAGRVLVADDDEATRRSLERGLQLSGFRVTLADGGHAALDVLHADHPDIVVLDICMPDLSGIDVCRTLRDAGDDVPVLMLSALDEVEDRVAGLQAGGDDYLVKPFALQELELRLRALLRRRPPTDLDQVRVGALVLEPATREASVGHRRLNLTRREFELLEVLARNAGIVLTRDQLMDRVWGYDFQVRTDVVDTFVSYLRRKLEADGRPRLLHTVRGVGFVLRADRADRADRADGSYGGGA, encoded by the coding sequence ATGACCGGTAGGGCCGGACGGGTGCTCGTAGCCGATGACGACGAGGCCACCCGGCGCTCACTGGAGAGAGGACTACAGCTCAGCGGCTTCAGAGTGACGCTGGCCGACGGCGGCCACGCCGCGCTCGACGTACTGCACGCCGACCACCCCGACATCGTCGTACTGGACATCTGCATGCCCGACCTGAGCGGTATCGACGTGTGCCGCACCCTGCGCGACGCCGGTGACGACGTGCCGGTGCTGATGCTCTCAGCCCTGGACGAGGTCGAGGACCGGGTCGCCGGGCTGCAAGCGGGCGGAGACGACTACCTGGTCAAACCCTTCGCCTTGCAGGAGCTGGAGCTGCGGTTGCGCGCCCTGCTGCGCCGCCGCCCGCCAACCGACCTCGACCAGGTACGAGTTGGCGCCCTGGTGCTGGAGCCGGCCACCCGCGAGGCGTCCGTGGGCCACCGGCGGCTGAACCTGACGCGTCGCGAGTTCGAGCTGCTGGAGGTCCTGGCCCGCAACGCCGGGATCGTCCTGACCCGCGACCAGTTGATGGACCGGGTGTGGGGCTACGACTTCCAGGTGCGCACGGACGTGGTGGACACCTTCGTCAGCTATCTGCGACGCAAGCTGGAAGCCGACGGACGCCCCCGGCTGCTGCACACCGTGCGCGGGGTCGGCTTCGTCCTGCGGGCGGACCGGGCGGACCGGGCGGACCGGGCGGACGGGTCGTACGGGGGAGGGGCGTGA
- a CDS encoding peptidoglycan-binding protein, producing MKRSRLKRSTVLLAALAILAVVAGTTAFATLNSSDGGTTARDSGLPPDTAAVERGDLSESTQADGTIGYGGERKINVGGAGTLTWTAKTGSVVRRNGRLYAVDGRSARLMYGSEPMYRTLKEGVEGDDVRQFEENLAALGYTGFTVDEEYTGLTADAVKRWQESNGDEETGSVGPEHLAFASGALRVESTALSVGDKAAPGRPVLATTGSERVVTMKLDVAESGSVKAGDKVTVGMPDGRSAPGEIRSVGTSAKKDGDSSEDDSAKVTVTVSLDEPEKTDALDQAPVTVDLKGKTRKNVLTVPVEALLTLSGGSFGVEVVEGGRSRDVPVEPGLFAKSRVEVSGDGLREGMKVGVPKI from the coding sequence GTGAAGCGCTCGCGGCTGAAGCGAAGCACTGTACTGCTGGCGGCGCTGGCGATACTGGCCGTGGTGGCCGGCACCACCGCGTTCGCCACCTTGAACTCCTCCGACGGCGGCACCACCGCGCGGGACAGCGGGCTGCCCCCGGACACCGCCGCCGTCGAGCGGGGCGACCTGAGCGAGAGCACGCAGGCGGACGGAACCATCGGCTACGGGGGCGAGCGGAAGATCAACGTCGGCGGCGCCGGCACGCTGACGTGGACGGCCAAGACCGGCTCGGTGGTCAGGCGGAACGGCCGGCTGTACGCGGTCGACGGCCGTTCCGCCCGGCTGATGTACGGCTCCGAGCCGATGTACCGGACGCTGAAGGAGGGCGTCGAGGGCGACGACGTACGGCAGTTCGAGGAGAACCTCGCCGCGCTCGGCTACACCGGCTTCACTGTCGACGAGGAGTACACCGGCCTGACCGCCGACGCCGTGAAGCGCTGGCAGGAGTCGAACGGCGACGAGGAGACCGGGTCCGTGGGTCCGGAGCACCTCGCCTTCGCGTCCGGCGCGCTGCGGGTCGAGAGCACCGCCCTCTCCGTCGGCGACAAGGCCGCGCCCGGTCGGCCCGTGCTGGCCACGACCGGCTCCGAGCGCGTCGTCACCATGAAGCTCGACGTCGCGGAGAGCGGGTCCGTGAAGGCGGGCGACAAGGTCACCGTCGGCATGCCCGACGGCAGGTCGGCGCCGGGCGAGATCCGTTCCGTCGGCACCTCGGCCAAGAAGGACGGCGACAGCTCCGAGGACGACTCGGCCAAGGTCACGGTCACCGTCTCCCTTGACGAACCGGAGAAGACGGACGCGCTGGACCAGGCGCCCGTGACGGTGGATCTGAAGGGCAAGACCCGTAAGAACGTGCTGACCGTGCCTGTCGAGGCGCTGCTGACGCTGTCCGGCGGGAGCTTCGGCGTCGAGGTCGTGGAGGGCGGCAGGTCCCGTGACGTACCGGTCGAGCCGGGCCTCTTCGCGAAGAGCCGGGTCGAGGTCAGCGGCGACGGGCTGCGCGAGGGCATGAAGGTCGGGGTGCCCAAGATATGA
- a CDS encoding MFS transporter, with protein MAGGRALGRRFGWLWAAYAVSSYGTGFGFGAFPLIAVLVLESGPTQVAALAAAGRAVGAVVAVPLGPWVEFRRKRPVMVAMDLIRFAALMSVPAAFALGRLTFSQLLVVSVVVAAADIAFKSASGAYLKALVPREDLLIANGRFESTTWTATAVGPPLGGAAIAVFGPVTTVVADAVSYLLSALGIRAIGGREPLPSRTVTPRLRARDLLEGWRHILAHPTLRPLFLNSIVVNGLIMASGPLLAVLLLDRLGFAPWQYGLVFAAPCVGGLVGSRLAHRLVARFGQHKVLLTAGTLRACWPLGLAFVQPGVPGIVLVIAVQLGLVTCCGVFNPVLATCRLDHTDPDRVARTLSAWSVSSSAAIAALTAVWGLLAAITSARTAIAVAGVLLLTTPLLLPRRENAPRNTGKRAASRT; from the coding sequence ATGGCGGGTGGACGGGCGCTGGGGCGGCGGTTCGGGTGGTTGTGGGCGGCGTACGCGGTCAGCTCGTACGGCACAGGGTTCGGTTTCGGTGCGTTTCCCTTGATCGCGGTCCTCGTGCTGGAGTCCGGGCCGACCCAGGTGGCGGCGCTGGCTGCCGCGGGACGGGCCGTGGGAGCCGTGGTGGCGGTGCCGCTCGGCCCGTGGGTGGAGTTCCGCCGCAAGCGGCCGGTCATGGTGGCGATGGATCTGATCCGGTTCGCGGCGTTGATGAGCGTCCCCGCCGCGTTCGCGCTCGGCCGGCTCACCTTCAGCCAGCTCCTCGTCGTCTCCGTCGTCGTCGCCGCGGCCGACATCGCCTTCAAGTCGGCCAGCGGTGCGTATCTGAAGGCGCTCGTGCCACGGGAGGACCTGCTCATCGCGAACGGCCGCTTCGAGTCCACGACGTGGACCGCGACCGCGGTCGGACCGCCGCTCGGCGGGGCCGCGATCGCGGTCTTCGGCCCGGTGACGACCGTGGTTGCCGACGCGGTCAGCTATCTGCTCTCGGCGCTGGGCATCCGCGCCATCGGCGGGAGGGAACCACTCCCCTCGCGGACCGTCACACCGCGGCTGCGAGCACGCGATCTGCTCGAAGGGTGGCGCCACATCCTCGCCCACCCCACGCTGCGCCCGCTGTTCCTCAACTCGATCGTGGTCAACGGCCTGATCATGGCCTCCGGGCCGCTGCTCGCCGTGCTCCTGCTGGACCGCCTCGGGTTCGCGCCCTGGCAGTACGGCCTCGTCTTCGCGGCCCCTTGCGTCGGTGGCCTCGTCGGCTCACGCCTCGCGCACCGGCTCGTGGCGCGGTTCGGGCAGCACAAGGTGTTGCTCACCGCCGGAACGCTGCGCGCGTGCTGGCCTCTCGGGCTGGCGTTCGTCCAGCCAGGTGTCCCGGGGATCGTGCTCGTCATCGCCGTCCAACTCGGCCTGGTGACCTGCTGCGGCGTGTTCAACCCGGTGCTGGCCACCTGCCGGCTCGACCACACCGACCCCGACCGGGTCGCCCGGACCCTGTCCGCCTGGTCGGTCAGCAGCAGCGCTGCCATCGCGGCCCTGACCGCCGTGTGGGGACTGCTCGCCGCCATCACCAGCGCCCGCACCGCGATCGCCGTCGCCGGAGTCCTCCTCCTCACCACCCCGCTGCTGCTCCCGCGCCGCGAGAACGCGCCCCGGAACACGGGGAAACGGGCCGCGAGCCGCACCTGA